CCCAAGCACGATCAGGATTCGAAGCATACTCTGTACCCAACCAGTAAGACAGGAAAAGAGAAGCCTGCTCATTCTCAAAGAACACAGTATCTGGGACAGCGTAACCCTGGGAACCACCTAATTCAATGTAGAACAATTCGTTAAGTTCACTTTGGTTTCTGTTTCCGAAATATCCCCCGATTTCTGCATAACCTAAGACAGTTGGCAATCGCCATTGATTGGCGCCACCGTAGTTAATGCTATTAAGGTAACTCACAAAAGCCTTGGCGCCCCACCAAGTCATTTGCCCATTCTCCAAATTAAAATCGTCTGCGTCGATAGTGTTTAAACCCCAATATGGATCATTATAAATCGGGGTTATCAGAGCTATATTACTTATCAAGTCATGTTCGGGATTACTATCAACCATAGATTTAAACAGGCTCGCATTTTGCGTCCAGGTTATGTTGCTAACGCTACTGTAAACCAAGCCTACGCCGCCAGCTCCGGTGTAACTAGTCAACGTTGCATTGGCAGAGCATGATGCAGACAAGACCAATGTCGATATCAGCGCTCTTTTTAAGTTCATATCGCTAATCTCCTTCTAAATACGATAACCGGACCCACACGATATCCGTTTATGCTACCGGAATAAACTACACGAAAGTGCGACACAATCCTTACGAGACCGTAGCACCAGCGTAGCACCAATAAAAAAGGCCTAGATGAAAAAACACCTAAGCCTTTGATAAATATGGAGCTGGCGATGGGACTCGAACCCGCGACCGGCTGATTACAAATCAGCTGCTCTACCAACTGAGCTACGCCAGCAAATTGGCTCGCCATTATACAAAAAAAACTGAATTAAGCCATTTCTTTTTTCACTACGAGCTCATTTGTTACGGATGCTGTCGATCATACCGGACAAGTAATCCATGATTTGCGCCAGGAATAGGATCAGCCGGTCGAGCTGAGCCTGCAAGAAGAACAGGAAATGACTGTGGTCGAAATCCTGATCCAGATAAAAACTCAGGCCGTTGTTGATGGTATTCAAGCCCATTGCCAGCATGATCAGGGCGGCCGCCTTGAACATGTAACCGCGCAGCTTCGCACTCATTTTGCCGAAGGCGACGCTGATGAACAACATCATCGGCAAGGTTCCGGCTCCGAAAGCCAGCATCAAAGCCCCACCCTCCAGCACGCTGGTTGCCGTCGTTGCTTTCACCGCCATCGCAAACGTCAGCATGCAGGGCATCAGACCGTTCAGGAAGCCGGCAATCACCGAACCGA
Above is a window of Methylomonas koyamae DNA encoding:
- a CDS encoding DUF1566 domain-containing protein — encoded protein: MNLKRALISTLVLSASCSANATLTSYTGAGGVGLVYSSVSNITWTQNASLFKSMVDSNPEHDLISNIALITPIYNDPYWGLNTIDADDFNLENGQMTWWGAKAFVSYLNSINYGGANQWRLPTVLGYAEIGGYFGNRNQSELNELFYIELGGSQGYAVPDTVFFENEQASLFLSYWLGTEYASNPDRAWGFFSHSGYPYPEFKSTKFSVWAVSPGQIAAVPLPAASWLMGVGLLGLIAGRAQSNCSLNPVTRRPATPPAPRPDVWPRHSRQVLVAALPLALARFQYPIAARRAAC